A part of Chanodichthys erythropterus isolate Z2021 chromosome 4, ASM2448905v1, whole genome shotgun sequence genomic DNA contains:
- the hlx1 gene encoding H2.0-like homeobox protein isoform X2, with the protein MYTTGLNPFYASNFSLWTAYCSGGFGVDSMKKPSFCIADILHVGDAENIPGSSSLMAHIGARASGSPLRPSPVTPDARLHPASAYHRHGIHLTSASRGAMHAQSVPPPSSKDLKFGIDRILSTDFEPKAKESPSLRGPYAVLSKDTMPQTYKRKRSWSRAVFSNLQRKGLEKRFEIQKYVTKPDRKQLAAMLGLTDAQVKVWFQNRRMKWRHSKEAQAQKDKEKEQPDKSATETEQKERDDSECESEPSESEFEDGAEDKSDVDISDLSKASVIIPSTQDTSSTNSTTEPSSATQLLL; encoded by the exons ATGTACACGACGGGATTGAATCCGTTCTACGCGTCGAACTTCAGCCTTTGGACTGCGTACTGTTCGGGTGGTTTTGGGGTGGATAGCATGAAAAAACCCTCGTTCTGCATTGCTGATATTCTGCACGTTGGAGATGCTGAGAACATCCCCGGGTCATCTTCGCTTATGGCCCATATTGGGGCCCGGGCGTCCGGATCACCGCTGCGCCCGTCCCCGGTCACTCCGGACGCGCGCTTGCACCCCGCGTCCGCGTATCACCGGCATGGAATACACTTGACATCTGCGTCCAGAGGCGCGATGCACGCGCAGTCCGTCCCCCCGCCGTCAAGTAAAGACCTCAAGTTCGGAATCGATCGGATATTATCCACAGACTTCGAGCCGAAGGCTAAAGAATCTCCATCTTTGAGAG GGCCGTATGCAGTGCTTTCCAAAGACACAATGCCACAGACGTACAAGAGGAAAAGGTCCTGGTCCAGAGCCGTGTTCTCCAACCTCCAGCGGAAAGGCCTCGAGAAGCGTTTCGAAATCCAAAAGTACGTCACGAAACCGGATAGAAAACAACTGGCTGCCATGCTGGGACTCACCGATGCACAG GTCAAAGTTTGGTTCCAGAACCGGCGGATGAAATGGCGGCATTCCAAAGAAGCGCAGGCGCAGAAGGACAAAGAGAAAGAACAGCCGGATAAATCCGCGACCGAGACCGAGCAGAAAGAACGCGACGACTCCGAATGCGAAAGCGAACCGAGCGAGTCCGAATTCGAAGACGGAGCGGAGGACAAAAGCGACGTGGACATTTCTGACCTCAGCAAAGCCAGTGTGATTATTCCCAGCACGCAGGACACATCCAGCACAAACTCCACGACAGAACCGAGCTCAGCCACACAACTGCTGCTGTGA
- the rhpn1 gene encoding rhophilin-1 isoform X2 codes for MMSDSGSDEDRGSTESVRKGCDPLVSTQRSKLQQRRAKLNQQINRELRLRNGAENLYRASSNQKVKETVALELSFVNSNLQLLKEELEELNSSMNVYQTESETVNVPMIPLGLKETKEIDMTVPLQDFISEHYSEDASLYLNEIRDFMELRQAMRTPSRNEAGQELLMEYYNQLYFLDQRFFSPHRSLGFHFHWYDSLTGVPSVQRALAFEKGSVLFNIGALYTQIGARQDRSTLTGIQDAIDAFQRAAGAFLYLQENFSHAPSLDMSGPALSMLVRLMVAQVQECVCEKVILMQDNDLNVLLQAAQEAARVSDVYSLVLQAMSVPLLKDYVPFSWISMVQVKTHHFRALAHYYAAVALCDCSGMPDEHDDEGREIKALVQIHTRRPDKLNLQDPEDKRRLGKAHLRKAIIRHEEALRLHGVCKMLRKMDILQEVLSHAHARSLEKYSDIDQEDDFCEVAEAPEIQSQTQQKPDIKTPDFSAVRVTDIFHRLGPLSVFSARNRWVRRHTCLVRGEAGLGLTLRGDSPVLVAGVLPGGCAAEAGLREGDYIVAVNGADCRWAEHAEVVHALKSCTERGLELDVITLQSHEVEKRMNLSPTGERECQSGSPRKASREYERGSSSIWNWSWRSGGGSKRLGSTFSLSFGNLREGESMY; via the exons gGATGTGACCCTCTTGTATCAACCCAGCGCAGCAAACTACAGCAGCGAAGAGCTAAACTCAACCAGCAGATCAACCGAGAACTTCGTCTGCGGAACGGCGCTGAAAATCTCTACAG GGCCAGCAGTAATCAGAAGGTGAAGGAGACTGTAGCATTAGAACTGAGTTTTGTGAACTCGAACCTTCAGCTTCTCAAAGAAGAACTAGAGGAACTGAACAGCAGTATGAACGTCTACCAGACCGAGAG TGAGACAGTCAATGTTCCCATGATTCCACTGGGGTTGAAAGAGACTAAAGAGATTGACATGACTGTACCTCTTCAG GATTTTATCAGTGAACATTACAGTGAGGACGCGTCTCTGTACCTGAACGAGATCCGGGATTTCATGGAACTTAGACAG GCCATGCGTACTCCCAGCAGGAATGAAGCGGGGCAGGAGCTGCTGATGGAATATTACAATCAGCTGTATTTCCTGGATCAGCGCTTCTTTTCACCACACAGGAGTCTGGGGTTTCATTTTCACTG GTATGACTCGCTGACCGGTGTGCCTTCCGTTCAGAGAGCGCTAGCGTTCGAGAAAGGGAGCGTTTTGTTCAACATCGGAGCACTTTATACTCAGATCGGAGCCAGACAAGATCGTTCCACACTGACTGGCATTCAGGATGCCATCGATGCTTTCCAGAGGGCGGCGG gtGCGTTTCTCTACCTGCAGGAGAATTTCTCTCATGCGCCCAGTCTGGATATGAGCGGCCCCGCTCTGAGCATGCTGGTCCGCCTCATGGTAGCTCAG GtccaggagtgtgtgtgtgaaaaggTCATACTCATGCAGGACAACGACCTGAACGTGCTTCTGCAAGCCGCCCAGGAGGCAGCGagg gtgTCAGACGTGTATTCTCTGGTTCTTCAGGCGATGTCAGTGCCGTTACTGAAGGACTATGTGCCCTTCTCCTGGATCTCTATGGTTCAGGTCAAAACGCATCATTTCAGAGCGCTGGCCCATTATTACGCCGCTGTGGCGCTGTGTGACTGCTCAG GCATGCCTGATGAACACGATGATGAAGGTCGAGAAATTAAAGCTCTCGTACAGATTCACACCAGACGGCCGGACAAACTGAACCTTCAAGATCCGGAGGACAAACGGAGACTCG gtAAAGCTCATCTGCGCAAAGCCATCATACGTCACGAGGAAGCCCTGCGTCTTCACGGCGTGTGTAAAATGCTTCGAAAGATGGACATCCTACAGGAAGTTCTGTCTCATGCTCATGCACGCTCACTGGAGAAATACTCTGATATTGATCAAGAAGATGATTTTTGTGAGGTCGCGGAGGCCCCGGAGATCCAGT CTCAAACACAGCAGAAGCCTGATATTAAAACTCCTGATTTCAGTGCCGTCAGAGTGACTGACATTTTCCATCGACTG GGACCGCTTTCAGTTTTCTCTGCTCGAAATCGTTGGGTGAGGCGTCACACGTGTTTGGTTCGAGGAGAGGCGGGGCTTGGGCTTACGCTTCGAGGTGATTCGCCGGTtctggttgctggggtgttgccaGGGGGATGTGCTGCG GAGGCGGGACTCCGTGAGGGTGATTATATCGTGGCTGTGAATGGTGCAGATTGCAGGTGGGCGGAACACGCCGAGGTCGTTCATGCGCTAAAGAGCTGCACTGAGAGAGGACTAGAGCTCGACGTCATCACTCTACAGTCACACGAG GTCGAGAAGAGGATGAATCTCTCACCCACCGGTGAAAGAGAGTGTCAGTCGGGCAGTCCGAGGAAAGCGAGTCGGGAATACGAGCGCGGATCCTCGTCTATATGGAACTGGAGCTGGAGGAGCGGCGGCGGCAGCAAGAGACTCGGAAGCACGTTCAGTCTTTCCTTCGGTAACTTAAGAGAGGGTGAATCCATGTACTGA
- the hlx1 gene encoding H2.0-like homeobox protein isoform X1 codes for MYTTGLNPFYASNFSLWTAYCSGGFGVDSMKKPSFCIADILHVGDAENIPGSSSLMAHIGARASGSPLRPSPVTPDARLHPASAYHRHGIHLTSASRGAMHAQSVPPPSSKDLKFGIDRILSTDFEPKAKESPSLRDLTSIVSPNRQSAVHVSASPYFASIDPTMSETSSMMGSISRQSGQHQFQDTFPGPYAVLSKDTMPQTYKRKRSWSRAVFSNLQRKGLEKRFEIQKYVTKPDRKQLAAMLGLTDAQVKVWFQNRRMKWRHSKEAQAQKDKEKEQPDKSATETEQKERDDSECESEPSESEFEDGAEDKSDVDISDLSKASVIIPSTQDTSSTNSTTEPSSATQLLL; via the exons ATGTACACGACGGGATTGAATCCGTTCTACGCGTCGAACTTCAGCCTTTGGACTGCGTACTGTTCGGGTGGTTTTGGGGTGGATAGCATGAAAAAACCCTCGTTCTGCATTGCTGATATTCTGCACGTTGGAGATGCTGAGAACATCCCCGGGTCATCTTCGCTTATGGCCCATATTGGGGCCCGGGCGTCCGGATCACCGCTGCGCCCGTCCCCGGTCACTCCGGACGCGCGCTTGCACCCCGCGTCCGCGTATCACCGGCATGGAATACACTTGACATCTGCGTCCAGAGGCGCGATGCACGCGCAGTCCGTCCCCCCGCCGTCAAGTAAAGACCTCAAGTTCGGAATCGATCGGATATTATCCACAGACTTCGAGCCGAAGGCTAAAGAATCTCCATCTTTGAGAG ATCTCACATCGATTGTTAGTCCGAATCGGCAGTCAGCAGTCCATGTGTCTGCCAGCCCGTACTTCGCGTCCATAGACCCGACCATGAGCGAAACCTCCTCCATGATGGGTTCAATAAGCAGACAATCAGGGCAACATCAGTTTCAAGACACCTTCCCAG GGCCGTATGCAGTGCTTTCCAAAGACACAATGCCACAGACGTACAAGAGGAAAAGGTCCTGGTCCAGAGCCGTGTTCTCCAACCTCCAGCGGAAAGGCCTCGAGAAGCGTTTCGAAATCCAAAAGTACGTCACGAAACCGGATAGAAAACAACTGGCTGCCATGCTGGGACTCACCGATGCACAG GTCAAAGTTTGGTTCCAGAACCGGCGGATGAAATGGCGGCATTCCAAAGAAGCGCAGGCGCAGAAGGACAAAGAGAAAGAACAGCCGGATAAATCCGCGACCGAGACCGAGCAGAAAGAACGCGACGACTCCGAATGCGAAAGCGAACCGAGCGAGTCCGAATTCGAAGACGGAGCGGAGGACAAAAGCGACGTGGACATTTCTGACCTCAGCAAAGCCAGTGTGATTATTCCCAGCACGCAGGACACATCCAGCACAAACTCCACGACAGAACCGAGCTCAGCCACACAACTGCTGCTGTGA
- the rhpn1 gene encoding rhophilin-1 isoform X1 has translation MMSDSGSDEDRGSTESVRKGCDPLVSTQRSKLQQRRAKLNQQINRELRLRNGAENLYRASSNQKVKETVALELSFVNSNLQLLKEELEELNSSMNVYQTESETVNVPMIPLGLKETKEIDMTVPLQDFISEHYSEDASLYLNEIRDFMELRQAMRTPSRNEAGQELLMEYYNQLYFLDQRFFSPHRSLGFHFHWYDSLTGVPSVQRALAFEKGSVLFNIGALYTQIGARQDRSTLTGIQDAIDAFQRAAGAFLYLQENFSHAPSLDMSGPALSMLVRLMVAQVQECVCEKVILMQDNDLNVLLQAAQEAARVSDVYSLVLQAMSVPLLKDYVPFSWISMVQVKTHHFRALAHYYAAVALCDCSGASECLCMPDEHDDEGREIKALVQIHTRRPDKLNLQDPEDKRRLGKAHLRKAIIRHEEALRLHGVCKMLRKMDILQEVLSHAHARSLEKYSDIDQEDDFCEVAEAPEIQSQTQQKPDIKTPDFSAVRVTDIFHRLGPLSVFSARNRWVRRHTCLVRGEAGLGLTLRGDSPVLVAGVLPGGCAAEAGLREGDYIVAVNGADCRWAEHAEVVHALKSCTERGLELDVITLQSHEVEKRMNLSPTGERECQSGSPRKASREYERGSSSIWNWSWRSGGGSKRLGSTFSLSFGNLREGESMY, from the exons gGATGTGACCCTCTTGTATCAACCCAGCGCAGCAAACTACAGCAGCGAAGAGCTAAACTCAACCAGCAGATCAACCGAGAACTTCGTCTGCGGAACGGCGCTGAAAATCTCTACAG GGCCAGCAGTAATCAGAAGGTGAAGGAGACTGTAGCATTAGAACTGAGTTTTGTGAACTCGAACCTTCAGCTTCTCAAAGAAGAACTAGAGGAACTGAACAGCAGTATGAACGTCTACCAGACCGAGAG TGAGACAGTCAATGTTCCCATGATTCCACTGGGGTTGAAAGAGACTAAAGAGATTGACATGACTGTACCTCTTCAG GATTTTATCAGTGAACATTACAGTGAGGACGCGTCTCTGTACCTGAACGAGATCCGGGATTTCATGGAACTTAGACAG GCCATGCGTACTCCCAGCAGGAATGAAGCGGGGCAGGAGCTGCTGATGGAATATTACAATCAGCTGTATTTCCTGGATCAGCGCTTCTTTTCACCACACAGGAGTCTGGGGTTTCATTTTCACTG GTATGACTCGCTGACCGGTGTGCCTTCCGTTCAGAGAGCGCTAGCGTTCGAGAAAGGGAGCGTTTTGTTCAACATCGGAGCACTTTATACTCAGATCGGAGCCAGACAAGATCGTTCCACACTGACTGGCATTCAGGATGCCATCGATGCTTTCCAGAGGGCGGCGG gtGCGTTTCTCTACCTGCAGGAGAATTTCTCTCATGCGCCCAGTCTGGATATGAGCGGCCCCGCTCTGAGCATGCTGGTCCGCCTCATGGTAGCTCAG GtccaggagtgtgtgtgtgaaaaggTCATACTCATGCAGGACAACGACCTGAACGTGCTTCTGCAAGCCGCCCAGGAGGCAGCGagg gtgTCAGACGTGTATTCTCTGGTTCTTCAGGCGATGTCAGTGCCGTTACTGAAGGACTATGTGCCCTTCTCCTGGATCTCTATGGTTCAGGTCAAAACGCATCATTTCAGAGCGCTGGCCCATTATTACGCCGCTGTGGCGCTGTGTGACTGCTCAGGTGCTTCTGAGTGTCTGT GCATGCCTGATGAACACGATGATGAAGGTCGAGAAATTAAAGCTCTCGTACAGATTCACACCAGACGGCCGGACAAACTGAACCTTCAAGATCCGGAGGACAAACGGAGACTCG gtAAAGCTCATCTGCGCAAAGCCATCATACGTCACGAGGAAGCCCTGCGTCTTCACGGCGTGTGTAAAATGCTTCGAAAGATGGACATCCTACAGGAAGTTCTGTCTCATGCTCATGCACGCTCACTGGAGAAATACTCTGATATTGATCAAGAAGATGATTTTTGTGAGGTCGCGGAGGCCCCGGAGATCCAGT CTCAAACACAGCAGAAGCCTGATATTAAAACTCCTGATTTCAGTGCCGTCAGAGTGACTGACATTTTCCATCGACTG GGACCGCTTTCAGTTTTCTCTGCTCGAAATCGTTGGGTGAGGCGTCACACGTGTTTGGTTCGAGGAGAGGCGGGGCTTGGGCTTACGCTTCGAGGTGATTCGCCGGTtctggttgctggggtgttgccaGGGGGATGTGCTGCG GAGGCGGGACTCCGTGAGGGTGATTATATCGTGGCTGTGAATGGTGCAGATTGCAGGTGGGCGGAACACGCCGAGGTCGTTCATGCGCTAAAGAGCTGCACTGAGAGAGGACTAGAGCTCGACGTCATCACTCTACAGTCACACGAG GTCGAGAAGAGGATGAATCTCTCACCCACCGGTGAAAGAGAGTGTCAGTCGGGCAGTCCGAGGAAAGCGAGTCGGGAATACGAGCGCGGATCCTCGTCTATATGGAACTGGAGCTGGAGGAGCGGCGGCGGCAGCAAGAGACTCGGAAGCACGTTCAGTCTTTCCTTCGGTAACTTAAGAGAGGGTGAATCCATGTACTGA